A single region of the Jatrophihabitans sp. GAS493 genome encodes:
- a CDS encoding helix-turn-helix domain-containing protein, translating into MNATTSASPPSRNITDGHAASPRRRDAADSKRRLLEAARALFAERGYDRTTVREIGRRADVDPTMIARYFGGKSALYLESVRPDGTPARVDPLDLTSPDEMTRLVDRVRQIAASPTMSAAIRPHQDPELQDAAMGVLQRLIVEPSTRAAEAAGASDAQLRAEIAAAAAAGVVLSRKSGAFAELTAADSAAVGRLLAQLCSSLLSV; encoded by the coding sequence ATGAACGCGACGACATCGGCATCACCGCCATCACGCAATATCACCGACGGACACGCGGCGAGCCCTCGGCGACGGGATGCCGCCGACAGCAAGCGACGCCTCCTCGAAGCGGCCCGGGCTCTCTTCGCCGAACGTGGCTACGACCGCACCACCGTCCGTGAGATCGGGCGGCGGGCCGATGTTGATCCAACCATGATCGCCCGCTATTTTGGCGGAAAGTCCGCGCTGTACCTGGAGTCGGTGCGCCCGGACGGGACCCCGGCCCGGGTTGACCCGCTGGACCTGACCAGCCCGGACGAGATGACCCGTCTCGTCGATCGGGTCCGACAGATCGCGGCCTCTCCCACGATGTCGGCCGCGATCCGCCCGCACCAGGATCCAGAACTTCAGGACGCCGCGATGGGCGTACTGCAGCGCCTCATCGTCGAACCGTCGACCCGGGCCGCGGAGGCCGCCGGCGCGAGCGATGCCCAACTGCGGGCCGAGATCGCCGCCGCCGCCGCGGCCGGCGTCGTGCTCAGTCGCAAGTCCGGAGCCTTCGCCGAACTCACCGCCGCCGACTCGGCCGCCGTCGGCCGCCTACTGGCACAACTGTGCAGCAGCCTGCTCAGCGTCTGA